One window from the genome of Streptomyces sp. NBC_00287 encodes:
- a CDS encoding glycosyltransferase, producing the protein MTTTTLSATQAPVTDATALTGKRRIAFASYVDENYLPGFLVLLRSLALSNPTVCEDFVVLYDDLRPASIARIRALHPRIVLRRVNDTHYDAYKKGDQDNYLVRKAYFILDVFRMREYDTVITLDTDMVVLGDLSELLKLREGLAAVSQFFYGQHKLNSGLLVIQREYLSEEFCAKLDATGRSGDYELDKHDQGILNAVLDGDFIRLDPRYNFVKRRLSGDLPVPEDTAILHFTGRHKPWQGGESGYSLAEEKWREFELSDADFHAEYLAKPGGLHHDLIVHYGTPHVARTGDVETARKVAAAHIATGNYQDAVDILESVRIPLDEAWPHEVLGHALMSVSRYDEAKAQLLLATAAPNRAATAYARLAQMAWVHGDNASALQFATSGMSVDITHRSSRLWAQRAASVPAQEQGSPEDQLAHVAFYMDRQGNAGDKLLPESVRSAFGPDTTSRRWHSVHAHRLFDEAALERVNARRGLVIGGGGLFIPDTMPNGNSAWQWNVPDDLMRRIDVPIAVYAVGFNAFDGQSYRAGRFRESLRLLVEKSAFFGLRNHGSIEKVRAMLPAHLHDKVRFQPCPTTVTRQLVPGWQDPASREDTILINAAYDRAGLRFGHDYSYFLAQMAQAVRDLGELAEVQCVAHSLDDEKIAFDLRREHGISLPVIPMYDFENDEIRDLYARTKLVIGMRGHAGMIPFGCGTPIISLISHPKMAYFLRDIERPEWGVSVHDRHLAARLVERSKDLLRDHQATVADVHGRQQELWKITEANAADLRIILGG; encoded by the coding sequence TCCTCTACGACGATCTGCGCCCCGCGTCGATCGCCAGGATCCGCGCCCTGCACCCGCGCATCGTGCTGCGCCGCGTCAACGACACGCACTACGACGCGTACAAGAAGGGCGACCAGGACAACTACCTGGTCCGCAAGGCGTACTTCATCCTCGATGTCTTCCGGATGCGTGAGTACGACACCGTCATCACGCTCGACACCGACATGGTCGTCCTCGGTGACCTGAGCGAGCTGCTGAAGCTGCGCGAGGGCCTGGCGGCCGTGTCGCAGTTCTTCTACGGGCAGCACAAGCTCAACTCCGGTCTGCTGGTCATCCAGCGCGAGTACCTGAGCGAGGAGTTCTGCGCCAAGCTGGACGCCACCGGGCGCAGCGGCGACTACGAACTCGACAAGCACGACCAGGGCATCCTCAACGCCGTCCTCGACGGCGACTTCATCCGCCTGGACCCGCGCTACAACTTCGTCAAGCGGCGCCTCTCCGGCGACCTCCCGGTCCCCGAGGACACCGCGATCCTGCACTTCACCGGCCGTCACAAGCCATGGCAGGGCGGTGAGTCCGGGTACAGCCTGGCCGAGGAGAAGTGGCGTGAGTTCGAGCTGTCGGACGCCGACTTCCACGCCGAGTACCTCGCCAAGCCGGGCGGCCTGCACCACGACCTGATCGTGCACTACGGCACCCCGCACGTCGCCCGCACCGGCGATGTCGAGACCGCCCGCAAGGTGGCCGCCGCGCACATAGCGACCGGCAACTACCAGGACGCCGTCGACATCCTGGAGAGCGTCCGCATCCCGCTCGACGAGGCCTGGCCGCACGAGGTCCTCGGCCACGCCCTGATGAGCGTCTCGCGCTACGACGAGGCCAAGGCGCAGCTCCTGCTGGCGACGGCCGCCCCCAACCGGGCCGCCACCGCCTACGCCCGGCTCGCCCAGATGGCCTGGGTGCACGGCGACAACGCCTCGGCGCTGCAGTTCGCCACGTCAGGCATGTCCGTCGACATCACCCACCGCTCCAGCCGGCTGTGGGCGCAGCGCGCGGCCTCCGTCCCGGCCCAGGAACAGGGCTCCCCCGAGGACCAGTTGGCGCATGTCGCCTTCTACATGGACCGCCAGGGCAACGCGGGCGACAAGCTCCTCCCGGAGAGTGTGCGCAGCGCCTTCGGCCCCGACACCACCTCCCGCCGCTGGCACTCCGTGCACGCCCACCGGCTGTTCGACGAGGCGGCCCTGGAGCGCGTCAACGCCCGGCGCGGACTGGTCATCGGCGGTGGCGGCCTGTTCATCCCGGACACCATGCCCAACGGCAACAGCGCCTGGCAGTGGAACGTCCCGGACGACTTGATGCGCCGTATCGACGTCCCGATCGCGGTCTACGCCGTGGGCTTCAACGCCTTCGACGGCCAGTCCTACCGCGCCGGCCGGTTCCGGGAGTCGCTGCGTCTGCTGGTGGAGAAGTCCGCCTTCTTCGGGCTGCGCAACCATGGCTCGATCGAGAAGGTACGGGCCATGCTCCCGGCCCACCTGCACGACAAGGTGCGCTTCCAGCCCTGCCCGACGACGGTGACGCGTCAGCTCGTGCCCGGCTGGCAGGACCCGGCGAGCCGCGAGGACACCATCCTCATCAACGCCGCCTACGACCGCGCGGGCCTGCGCTTCGGCCACGACTACAGCTACTTCCTGGCCCAGATGGCCCAGGCGGTACGGGACTTGGGCGAGCTGGCCGAGGTGCAGTGCGTGGCGCACTCGCTCGACGACGAGAAGATCGCCTTCGATCTCCGCCGCGAGCACGGCATCTCGCTGCCCGTCATCCCGATGTACGACTTCGAGAACGACGAGATCCGCGATCTGTACGCGCGCACCAAGCTGGTCATCGGTATGCGCGGCCACGCGGGCATGATCCCGTTCGGCTGCGGCACCCCGATCATCAGCCTGATCTCGCACCCGAAGATGGCGTACTTCCTGCGCGACATCGAGCGCCCCGAGTGGGGTGTCTCCGTCCACGACCGCCACCTGGCCGCCCGTCTGGTGGAGCGCTCGAAGGACCTGCTCCGTGACCACCAGGCGACCGTCGCCGATGTCCACGGCCGTCAGCAGGAACTGTGGAAGATCACCGAGGCGAACGCCGCGGACCTGAGGATCATCCTGGGCGGTTGA
- a CDS encoding class I SAM-dependent methyltransferase, with protein MTNLGRLYPMLDGVKLPDDIPYSQVSSWELRFLYLLGRHRLAGEDRLVELGSGGGGSTYALALGLRDSPVFDEKTGRLHAYDFFHVGKGTFATEKFFSAGSKPADGDTSFLDDFTERLEPFLPFLEIHAGDIWQTSDPDDTSPIEFLHIDIAKTARVFRCVSERFLTRLRPGSVVLHQDFAGPRLPWLHYSTGALLPYIEIAGPPIRSTLAFEVTKPIPEDVLKRISEDAFTLDEKLKLISAVQDRIDRDHTGGIPFKSVLELAKAYVAHYDGRHKQAWSIARKLTDDEYLSRTRADHFKQLKTAYEKDGGGADKGGSLLTKLAKRLVRR; from the coding sequence ATGACGAACCTCGGCCGGCTGTACCCCATGCTCGACGGCGTAAAGCTGCCGGACGACATTCCCTATTCCCAGGTCAGCTCCTGGGAGCTGCGTTTCCTCTACCTCCTGGGCCGCCATCGCCTCGCCGGCGAGGACCGGCTCGTGGAGCTGGGTTCGGGCGGCGGCGGGTCCACGTACGCGCTCGCGCTCGGGTTGCGCGACAGCCCCGTGTTCGACGAGAAGACGGGACGGCTGCACGCGTACGACTTCTTCCACGTCGGCAAGGGCACCTTCGCCACGGAGAAGTTCTTCTCGGCCGGCTCCAAGCCCGCGGACGGCGACACCTCGTTCCTGGACGACTTCACCGAGCGGCTCGAGCCGTTTCTGCCGTTCCTGGAGATCCACGCCGGTGACATCTGGCAGACCTCGGACCCGGACGACACCAGCCCGATCGAGTTTCTGCACATCGACATCGCCAAGACGGCCCGGGTCTTCCGCTGTGTCTCCGAGCGGTTCCTGACCCGGCTGCGGCCCGGCTCCGTCGTACTGCACCAGGACTTCGCCGGGCCCCGGCTGCCGTGGCTGCACTACAGCACGGGCGCGCTGCTGCCGTACATCGAGATAGCCGGGCCGCCGATCCGCTCCACGCTGGCCTTCGAGGTGACCAAGCCGATCCCCGAGGACGTGCTGAAGAGGATCTCCGAGGACGCCTTCACCCTCGACGAGAAGCTGAAGCTGATCTCGGCCGTGCAGGACCGCATCGACCGCGACCACACCGGCGGAATCCCCTTCAAGTCGGTGCTGGAGCTGGCGAAGGCGTACGTCGCCCACTACGACGGGCGGCACAAGCAGGCCTGGTCGATCGCGCGGAAGCTGACGGACGACGAGTACCTCAGCCGGACCCGGGCCGATCACTTCAAGCAGCTGAAGACGGCGTACGAGAAGGACGGCGGGGGCGCCGACAAGGGCGGCTCGCTGTTGACCAAGCTGGCCAAGAGGCTCGTACGACGGTGA
- a CDS encoding alpha-2,8-polysialyltransferase family protein: MSRKTTQIFCVSTLYGAATLAAALDSECFAEADRRLLLVFNNSACPETTPAVDEMPGFAPLRDHFDGVISFNEAISPFHPGAWSPRMDDIPLFERYLRLLWGLGDDQVEIVLESIQVNPALALAQIFTGAPLHVYADGLMSYGPTRNKLDPLVGTRVRRLLHLDLVPGLTPMLLTEFEVPAEVVPTEAFLKVMGELAGAVEELPVLPDNCALLLGQYLSALNILTPEGEEELHVRMMRGAVERGHRSIVFKPHPTAPARYSRALEAEAEKLGVELTVLDTPVLAEVLFEKSRPGLVVGCFSTALFTASAFYDLPVARIGTEPLLDRLTPYQNSNRIPAVLADAVLPDLENREGEQTVPTETLGALVTAIGFTMQPQIYPSLRPAAERYLSEHFKPRTQRYFKRKRLTSLGLPGGIPERLSFLPRNSTARRVVRRAKALKKAVRR; encoded by the coding sequence ATGTCCCGTAAGACCACCCAGATCTTCTGCGTCTCCACGCTCTACGGCGCCGCCACCCTGGCCGCCGCGCTGGACTCGGAGTGCTTCGCCGAGGCGGACCGCCGGCTGCTGCTGGTGTTCAACAACTCCGCGTGCCCGGAGACCACTCCGGCCGTCGACGAGATGCCCGGGTTTGCACCGCTGCGTGACCACTTCGACGGTGTGATCTCGTTCAACGAGGCCATCAGCCCCTTCCACCCGGGCGCCTGGTCACCGCGCATGGACGACATCCCGCTGTTCGAGCGGTACTTGCGGCTGCTGTGGGGCCTGGGCGACGACCAGGTGGAGATCGTCCTGGAGTCCATCCAGGTCAACCCGGCCCTCGCCCTCGCCCAGATCTTCACCGGCGCCCCCCTGCACGTCTACGCCGACGGCCTGATGAGCTACGGCCCCACGCGCAACAAGCTCGACCCGCTGGTCGGCACCCGCGTCCGGCGCCTGCTCCACCTGGACCTGGTGCCCGGCCTCACGCCGATGTTGCTCACCGAGTTCGAGGTGCCGGCCGAGGTCGTGCCGACCGAGGCGTTCCTGAAGGTGATGGGCGAGCTCGCCGGTGCCGTAGAGGAGTTGCCGGTCCTCCCGGACAACTGCGCACTGCTGCTCGGCCAGTATCTGTCCGCGCTGAACATCCTCACGCCGGAGGGCGAGGAGGAGCTGCATGTACGGATGATGCGCGGGGCGGTGGAGCGCGGGCACCGTTCGATCGTGTTCAAGCCGCACCCCACGGCGCCGGCCCGCTACAGCCGCGCCCTGGAGGCCGAGGCCGAGAAGCTGGGCGTCGAGCTCACCGTGCTGGACACGCCCGTGCTCGCCGAGGTGCTGTTCGAGAAGTCCCGCCCCGGACTGGTCGTCGGCTGCTTCTCGACCGCGCTGTTCACGGCGTCCGCCTTCTACGACCTCCCGGTCGCCCGCATCGGCACCGAGCCGCTGCTGGACCGGCTGACCCCGTACCAGAACAGCAACCGCATCCCCGCGGTGCTGGCGGACGCGGTCCTTCCGGACCTGGAGAACCGCGAGGGCGAGCAGACCGTGCCGACCGAGACCCTGGGCGCGCTGGTCACCGCCATAGGGTTCACCATGCAGCCGCAGATCTATCCGAGCCTGCGTCCGGCTGCCGAGCGCTACCTCTCCGAGCACTTCAAGCCGCGCACCCAGCGCTATTTCAAGCGCAAGCGGCTCACCTCGCTGGGCCTGCCCGGCGGTATCCCGGAGCGACTGTCGTTCCTGCCGCGCAATTCCACCGCGCGCCGGGTGGTGCGGCGGGCCAAGGCGCTGAAGAAGGCGGTGCGCCGGTAG
- a CDS encoding glycosyltransferase family 2 protein has product MPKLSVIVPFYNVQQYAPDTLRSLRANARRDFEFILVDDFSKDETPAILERAAEQLSDVAHVRYIRHEVNGGLATARNTGLDAATGEYLTFLDGDDWLAPGYFAELVGAIEELGCDFIRTDHVQANARGRSVHRVPHGRRGEVLDPRAAILPADRTTSVDYAYAWAGAYHRRLLDKGLLHFTDGLRTAEDRPWIWKLHREAESFAVVGLLGVFYRRGVAGSLTQIGDVRQLDFIRAFDQVIEETAADPEAAQLLPKAVRTYCAIIAHHLSDESKWEPAVAKQLRAMSAAAIKRMPQDALGDVLETMDLRRASKLRRLRRRATTAKAAA; this is encoded by the coding sequence GTGCCAAAGCTTTCCGTGATCGTGCCGTTCTACAACGTGCAGCAATACGCCCCCGACACCCTCAGAAGCCTCCGCGCGAACGCCCGGCGCGACTTCGAGTTCATCCTGGTGGACGATTTTTCGAAGGATGAAACTCCCGCCATTCTCGAACGCGCTGCCGAACAACTCTCGGATGTCGCACACGTGCGTTACATCCGTCACGAAGTGAACGGAGGACTCGCCACCGCCCGAAACACCGGTCTGGACGCGGCGACCGGCGAGTACCTCACCTTCCTCGACGGCGACGACTGGCTCGCGCCCGGCTACTTCGCCGAACTGGTCGGCGCCATCGAGGAGCTGGGCTGCGACTTCATCCGCACGGACCATGTCCAGGCCAACGCCCGCGGCCGGTCCGTGCACCGGGTACCCCACGGCCGCCGGGGCGAGGTCCTCGACCCGCGCGCGGCGATCCTGCCCGCCGACCGGACGACCTCCGTCGACTACGCCTACGCCTGGGCCGGCGCCTACCACCGGCGGCTGCTGGACAAGGGGCTGCTGCACTTCACCGACGGACTGCGCACGGCCGAGGACCGGCCGTGGATCTGGAAGCTGCACCGCGAGGCGGAGTCGTTCGCCGTGGTGGGTCTGCTCGGCGTCTTCTACCGACGTGGTGTTGCCGGTTCACTCACCCAGATCGGTGACGTCCGTCAACTCGACTTCATCCGTGCCTTCGATCAGGTCATCGAGGAAACGGCGGCCGATCCCGAGGCGGCCCAGCTGCTGCCCAAGGCGGTGCGCACCTACTGTGCGATCATCGCCCATCACCTCTCGGACGAGTCCAAGTGGGAACCGGCCGTGGCCAAGCAGCTGCGGGCGATGAGCGCGGCGGCCATAAAGCGGATGCCGCAGGACGCGCTCGGTGATGTGCTCGAAACCATGGACCTGCGCCGGGCCAGCAAGCTGCGCCGGCTGCGGCGCCGGGCCACCACTGCGAAGGCGGCCGCGTGA
- a CDS encoding DUF6716 putative glycosyltransferase, whose translation MPASTTKPPRIAVLADSDTRWKWGALTAGRISPGPSMEAGAAGGTQVAPALNGFLLRGRATPTARQLAEVGVQADSLREVTAVEFLRSMAEEEYDIVVLALVGGGVQAMLHGLARVWEGHEKRPVVVTGYVGVVYEKLADGLLLRHGADLVLANSRQDAERFRAVYEGVGADASAVTEVALPFLGGAPYEGEHDPYTVVFAAQPSVPENRKDRTYLLNRLVQHARLHPEREVLLKLRSRPGEHTTHIEELPYQKLAQKLDLPANFRLVYGHMGEVLDRTDLLVTVSSTAALESLHRRIPTVVLTDLGVREMLGNHHFIGSGCLASWDQLDEGHSPAPDEEWVARQGVAADGGYETAFDAARERIAKLRALPGGLAPLTPYYTPATAPGYLPGILARHHLGPDGSPLPGAPAHDKDPGPVRQIVRRAARGAYRHGVQRVAPVIRRMGEL comes from the coding sequence GTGCCAGCAAGTACAACGAAGCCGCCGCGCATTGCCGTCCTCGCGGACTCCGACACCCGCTGGAAATGGGGTGCGCTGACGGCGGGCCGCATCTCCCCGGGCCCGTCCATGGAAGCCGGAGCCGCAGGGGGCACGCAAGTCGCCCCTGCGCTCAACGGATTCCTGCTGCGCGGCCGGGCCACGCCCACCGCGCGCCAACTGGCGGAAGTCGGTGTGCAAGCCGACTCCCTGCGCGAGGTGACAGCGGTGGAGTTCCTGCGCTCGATGGCCGAGGAGGAGTACGACATCGTCGTACTCGCGCTCGTCGGCGGTGGCGTCCAGGCGATGCTGCACGGCCTGGCGCGGGTGTGGGAGGGCCACGAGAAGCGTCCCGTCGTCGTCACCGGCTATGTCGGCGTCGTCTACGAGAAGCTCGCCGACGGCCTGCTGCTGCGGCACGGCGCCGACCTCGTCCTCGCCAACTCCCGCCAGGACGCCGAGCGTTTCCGCGCGGTGTACGAGGGCGTCGGCGCCGACGCCTCGGCGGTGACGGAGGTGGCGCTGCCGTTCCTCGGCGGAGCCCCCTACGAGGGGGAGCACGACCCGTACACGGTCGTCTTCGCCGCGCAGCCCTCCGTCCCCGAGAACCGCAAGGACCGTACGTACCTGCTGAACCGCCTGGTCCAGCACGCGCGGCTGCACCCCGAGCGCGAGGTGCTGCTCAAGCTGCGCTCCAGGCCGGGCGAACACACCACGCACATCGAGGAGTTGCCCTACCAGAAGCTGGCACAGAAGCTGGACCTGCCGGCCAACTTCCGGCTGGTCTACGGGCACATGGGCGAGGTGCTCGACCGTACCGACCTGCTGGTCACGGTCAGCTCGACGGCCGCGCTGGAGTCGCTCCACCGCCGGATCCCCACCGTCGTGCTCACCGACCTCGGGGTGCGCGAGATGCTCGGCAACCACCACTTCATCGGCTCCGGCTGCCTCGCCTCCTGGGACCAGCTGGACGAGGGACACAGTCCGGCCCCCGACGAGGAGTGGGTGGCCCGCCAGGGCGTCGCCGCGGACGGGGGGTACGAGACCGCGTTCGACGCGGCGCGGGAGCGGATCGCGAAGTTGCGGGCCCTGCCCGGGGGGTTGGCGCCGCTGACCCCGTACTACACGCCCGCGACGGCGCCGGGTTACTTGCCCGGCATCCTCGCTCGCCACCATCTCGGGCCCGACGGCAGTCCGCTGCCGGGCGCTCCCGCGCATGACAAGGACCCCGGGCCCGTCCGGCAGATCGTGCGCCGAGCTGCCCGTGGTGCCTATCGGCACGGGGTGCAGCGGGTGGCGCCTGTTATCCGGCGGATGGGGGAGCTGTGA
- a CDS encoding N-acylneuraminate cytidylyltransferase — protein sequence MSDSPASAGASVRRVLAVIPARGGSKGVPAKNLAPVGGVPLVARAVRECLAARIVTDVVVSTDDQAIAAAARAAGAEVVLRPAAIAGDTATSEAAVLHAMDGHEALHGSPVDVVLLVQCTSPFVIREDIDGVAAAVVENGADTAVTVAPFHGFVWRDAEEPSEGGVGVNHDKAYRPRRQDRPQDYLETGAAYAMDAAGFRKHNHRFFGRTELVRTDPARVLEIDDPHDLARARALAPLFDADRPGSLPTAADIDAVVLDFDGTQTDDRVLIDTDGKEFVSVHRGDGLGIAALRKSGLKMLILSTEQNPVVAARARKLKIPVLHGIDRKDLALKQWCEEQGIAPERVLYVGNDVNDLPCFALVGWPVAVASAHDVVRGAARAVTTVPGGDGAIREIASWILGPSLDSLTK from the coding sequence ATGTCCGACTCCCCGGCCAGCGCCGGCGCCTCTGTGCGGCGCGTGCTCGCCGTCATTCCCGCGCGCGGTGGCTCCAAGGGTGTGCCCGCCAAGAACCTCGCCCCCGTCGGCGGTGTTCCGCTGGTCGCCCGCGCGGTGCGCGAGTGCCTGGCCGCCCGGATCGTCACCGATGTCGTCGTCTCCACCGACGACCAGGCCATCGCCGCCGCCGCCCGCGCGGCCGGAGCGGAGGTCGTGCTGCGGCCCGCCGCCATCGCCGGTGACACCGCCACCTCCGAGGCCGCCGTCCTGCACGCCATGGACGGCCATGAGGCCCTGCACGGCTCCCCGGTCGACGTGGTCCTGCTCGTGCAGTGCACCAGCCCCTTCGTGATCCGCGAGGACATCGACGGGGTCGCGGCGGCGGTCGTGGAGAACGGCGCCGACACCGCGGTCACCGTGGCCCCCTTCCACGGCTTCGTCTGGCGCGACGCCGAGGAGCCCTCGGAGGGCGGCGTCGGTGTCAACCACGACAAGGCCTACCGCCCCCGCCGTCAGGACCGCCCCCAGGACTACCTGGAGACCGGCGCCGCCTACGCGATGGACGCGGCCGGCTTCCGCAAGCACAACCACCGCTTCTTCGGCCGTACCGAACTGGTCCGCACCGACCCCGCGCGCGTGCTGGAGATCGACGATCCGCACGACCTCGCTCGGGCCCGCGCCCTCGCGCCCCTGTTCGACGCGGACCGCCCCGGTTCGCTCCCGACCGCCGCCGACATCGACGCGGTCGTACTGGACTTCGACGGCACCCAGACCGATGACCGGGTGCTGATCGACACCGATGGAAAGGAGTTCGTCTCCGTGCACCGCGGAGACGGACTCGGCATCGCGGCCCTGCGCAAGAGCGGCCTGAAGATGCTGATCCTCTCCACGGAACAGAACCCTGTGGTCGCCGCCCGGGCCCGGAAGCTGAAGATTCCGGTCCTGCACGGCATCGACCGCAAGGACCTCGCACTCAAGCAGTGGTGCGAGGAGCAGGGCATCGCGCCTGAGCGCGTGCTCTACGTCGGCAACGACGTCAACGACCTCCCGTGCTTCGCCCTCGTGGGCTGGCCCGTGGCGGTCGCGAGCGCCCACGACGTCGTGCGCGGCGCCGCACGCGCGGTCACCACCGTCCCGGGTGGCGACGGCGCGATCCGAGAGATCGCCAGCTGGATCCTCGGCCCCTCTCTCGATTCCCTCACCAAGTAA
- a CDS encoding N-acetylneuraminate synthase family protein — MSTNSRMRQFGSKTAGPGHPVYVVGEIGINHNGDLENAFKLIDAAAEAGCDAVKFQKRTPEICTPRDQWDIERDTPWGRMTYIDYRHRVEFGEDEYRQIDEYSKSKNIAWFASPWDTEAVAFLEKFDVPAHKVASASLTDDELLRALRATGRTVILSTGMSTPKQIRHAVEVLGSDNILLCHATSTYPAKAEELNLRVINTLQAEYPNVPIGYSGHETGLQTTLAAVALGATFVERHITLDRAMWGSDQAASVEPQGLTRLVRDIRTIEASLGDGVKKVYDSELGPMKKLRRVQGVVAEAEIAAAAGEPVSV, encoded by the coding sequence ATGAGCACCAACTCCCGCATGCGTCAGTTCGGTTCGAAGACCGCCGGCCCGGGTCACCCCGTCTACGTCGTCGGCGAGATCGGCATCAACCACAACGGCGACCTCGAGAACGCGTTCAAGCTGATCGACGCGGCCGCCGAGGCCGGCTGTGACGCCGTGAAGTTCCAGAAGCGCACCCCGGAGATCTGCACCCCGCGCGACCAGTGGGACATCGAGCGCGACACCCCCTGGGGCCGCATGACCTACATCGATTACCGCCACCGCGTGGAGTTCGGTGAGGACGAGTACCGCCAGATCGACGAGTACTCCAAGTCGAAGAACATCGCCTGGTTCGCCTCCCCGTGGGACACCGAGGCCGTCGCCTTCCTGGAGAAGTTCGACGTCCCGGCGCACAAGGTCGCCTCCGCGTCCCTGACCGACGACGAGCTGCTCCGCGCCCTGCGCGCCACCGGCCGTACGGTCATCCTGTCGACCGGCATGTCGACCCCGAAGCAGATCCGCCACGCGGTCGAGGTCCTCGGCTCGGACAACATCCTGCTGTGCCACGCCACCTCCACCTACCCCGCGAAGGCGGAGGAGCTCAACCTCCGGGTGATCAACACCCTTCAGGCCGAGTACCCGAACGTCCCGATCGGCTACTCCGGCCACGAGACGGGCCTGCAGACCACCCTCGCCGCGGTCGCCCTGGGCGCCACCTTCGTCGAGCGTCACATCACCCTCGACCGCGCCATGTGGGGCTCGGACCAGGCCGCGTCCGTCGAGCCGCAGGGCCTGACCCGCCTGGTGCGCGACATCCGCACGATCGAGGCCTCCCTCGGCGACGGCGTCAAGAAGGTCTACGACTCCGAGCTCGGCCCGATGAAGAAGCTGCGCCGCGTCCAGGGCGTCGTCGCCGAGGCCGAGATCGCCGCGGCCGCCGGCGAGCCGGTCTCGGTCTGA
- a CDS encoding class I SAM-dependent DNA methyltransferase, whose protein sequence is MTDPSTDTDFIQATSTSYDAIAPAYTDRHPDGLGHHPLEKALLTAFAEQVGEHTRAPVGDLGSGPGYVTARLHGLGVEVFGVDVSPRMVALAREAHPHLRFHIGTMTDLDLPDETLGGITALYSVIHIPTDRLTAAFTEFHRVLVPGGHVLLSFQTADADELIHLTERFGEDISLHYYIRTPETVTAHLRKAGLVVQARVVREPVGEEKMARAFLLARKPV, encoded by the coding sequence GTGACGGACCCGAGCACGGACACGGACTTCATACAGGCCACGAGCACGTCGTACGACGCGATAGCCCCCGCCTACACCGACCGCCACCCCGACGGTCTGGGCCACCACCCCTTGGAGAAGGCCCTCCTCACCGCCTTCGCCGAGCAGGTCGGTGAGCACACCAGAGCCCCGGTGGGCGATCTGGGTAGCGGTCCCGGCTATGTCACCGCCCGTCTGCACGGCCTGGGCGTCGAGGTCTTCGGCGTGGACGTCTCGCCGCGCATGGTGGCCCTGGCCCGCGAGGCGCACCCGCATCTGCGGTTCCACATCGGCACGATGACGGACCTGGACCTGCCCGACGAGACCCTGGGCGGTATCACCGCCCTCTACTCGGTCATCCACATCCCGACGGACCGTCTGACGGCCGCGTTCACGGAGTTCCACCGGGTCCTGGTCCCCGGTGGCCATGTCCTGCTGTCCTTTCAGACGGCGGACGCCGACGAGCTCATCCACCTCACGGAACGCTTCGGCGAGGACATCTCCCTGCACTACTACATCCGCACCCCGGAAACGGTGACGGCCCACCTGAGGAAGGCGGGCCTTGTCGTGCAGGCGCGGGTGGTGCGGGAGCCCGTGGGTGAGGAGAAGATGGCGCGGGCGTTCCTGCTGGCTCGTAAGCCCGTCTAG